DNA sequence from the Novosphingobium sp. KACC 22771 genome:
AATCGTTTCGGGCATTTTTTCCGCCTTGGGCCAAGCATGCGCGGGCCGGGCATTGAGAGGCATGACATGACGTTGGAAATGATCAGCAGCAACCGCAGCTTTGGCGGCACGCAGGGCTTCTATGCGCATGATTCGCAAGAGACCGGCACGCGCATGACCTTTTCGGTCTTTGTGCCCGACCATGCGCCGGGGGCGCGTTTGCCGGTGCTGTGGTATCTCTCGGGCCTGACCTGCACCCATGCCAATGTGACCGAAAAGGGTGAGTTCCGCCGGGCCTGCGCCGAGGCGGGGGTGATCTTTGTCGCGCCCGATACTTCGCCGCGCGGTGATGATGTGGCCGATGACGAGGCCTATGATTTCGGCAAGGGCGCCGGTTTCTATGTCGATGCGACCCAGCAGCCGTGGGCGCCGCATTTCCGCATGCGCTCCTATATAGAGGCTGAATTGCCCGCCTTGCTGGCCGAGCATTTTCCGGCGGATATGGCGCGCCAGGGCATCACCGGCCATTCGATGGGCGGGCATGGCGCGCTGACCATCGCGCTGCGCAATGCGGGGCGGTTTCGCTCAGTCTCGGCTTTTGCGCCGATTGTGTCACCGCTGAACTGTCCATGGGGCGAAAAGGCGCTGGGGGGGTATCTGGGCGATGATCGCGGGGCGTGGCGCGAATATGACGCGGTGGCGCTGATCGAGGATGGGGCGCGTTTGCCCGATCTGCTGGTCGATCAGGGCGAGGCCGATGGCTTTCTTGAGGGGCAGCTGAAAACTCCGTTGCTCGTCGAGGCGTGCCGGAAGGCCGGGCAGGCCGCGACGATTCGGATGCAGCCGGGCTATGACCACTCCTATTACTTCATCTCGACCTTCATGGCCCAGCATGTCGCCTGGCATGCCGAAAGATTGAAGGCGTGATCAAGGGAGGGGCGGCGCCCCGCGTCGCCCTTTTTCGCGCGATAAGAGAGTTTTGAGCCGCACCGAAAACCCGGTTGAAGCGTGATGACTCGGGTGGGTCATGATCCGGCCCGCATCGTCGAAGCTGTTGAAAAACTGGAGCGGGCGAAGGGATTCGAACCACTCAGCGAAGCCGCTTTCGGCGCAGCGCATCAAAGGACTCAGAGGGTTCCTCTCGGGCAGGCCTTGAACTGGCCTGCACCATCCTGACTGTCGTGAAAAACTGGAGCGGGCGAAGGGATTCGAACCCTCGACCCCAACCTTGGCAAGGTTGTGCTCTACCCCTGAGCTACGCCCGCTCGGGCGGGTGCGCCGAATGGCAACACCGGAAAACTGGAGCGGGCGAAGGGATTCGAACCCTCGACCCCAACCTTGGCAAGGTTGTGCTCTACCCCTGAGCTACGCCCGCTCGGGCTTGACCATGCGGATGCATGGCCGGGTGAAACTTGGAGCGGGCGAAGGGATTCGAACCCTCGACCCCAACCTTGGCAAGGTTGTGCTCTACCCCTGAGCTACGCCCGCTCTGGCGTTTCGGCAATGGAGCGGGGCGCTCCGTTGCGGGGTGAGGCGGCCCTTTAACGAGGCTCTTTCACCTTGCCAAGCACAATCTTCACATCTTTTCATTTTCATGGGCAAAAGATCGCGGCACACCCGACAGGCTTTGCGCCAAAACGCGCTTTATCCCTTCACAAACGCCGCGAAAGGTCCACATAGGGGGCCAAGGCGCCCGATGGGGCGCACAGACTGATGGAGTACCGCGTGGCAAGTCTTGGCCTGAGCATCGAAGAACAGAAAGCCGTGGATCGCTTCCGCAAGGCGGTGGTCGAGCCTTCGATGAGCCAATTGGTGATTCTCGATTTCTGGGCCGAATGGTGCGGCCCGTGCAAGGCGCTGACCCCGGTGCTGGAAAAGGTCGCGGCCGAATATGCCGACAAGGGCGTCGTGCTGGCCAAGGTCAATGTCGATGAGGAAGGTTTCATCGCCAGCCAGTTTCAGGTCCGCTCGATCCCGACCGTCTATGCAATCTTTCAGGGACAGCCGATTGCCGACCTGACCAATGCGCGCGGCGAATCGCAGTTGAAGGCGATGCTGGACCAGTTGCTCAAGCAATTGCCGATCCAGCCGGCCGGCGACCCCAAGCCCGACCTCGAACCGCTGCTGGCGATGGGCGAGGAAGCGTTGGAAGCAGGCGATGGCGAGCGGGCGGCCAATATCTTTGCCCAGATCGCCGAAATCGCTCCCGACAGCGCGGCGGCTCATGCGGGCCTCATCCGTGCGCTGCTGCTGGGCGGTCAGGTTGAGGAAGCCGAGGGCGTGCTGGCCGCGCTGGATCCGGCGCTGGCGGCCGATCCGGCGGTGGAGCGGGCTAAGGCTGCGCTTGAACTGGCCAAGGATGCGCCCGAGGACGGTGAACTGGCCGCGCTGAAGGCGGCGGCCGATGCCGCGCCCGATGACCATCAGGCCGGGTTTGATTATGCCAGCGCGGCCTTTGCGGCCGGAGACCGCGATGCGGCGGCGGCCACGCTGCTGCGGCTAATCGCGGCGGACCGCACGTGGAACGAGGGTGCCGCCCGCGCCAAGCTGCTCCAGATTTTCGAGGCCATCGGCCTTGAGGATGCCTGGGTTTCGGCCCAGCGGCGCAAGCTGTCCACCATTCTGTTCGGCTGACTCGATGCGCGTTTCGATCTTCCCTCTGACCGGGGCGATGCTCTATCCCGGCCTCAGCCTGCCGCTGCATATTTTCGAGCCGCGCTATCGGGCGA
Encoded proteins:
- the fghA gene encoding S-formylglutathione hydrolase, whose amino-acid sequence is MTLEMISSNRSFGGTQGFYAHDSQETGTRMTFSVFVPDHAPGARLPVLWYLSGLTCTHANVTEKGEFRRACAEAGVIFVAPDTSPRGDDVADDEAYDFGKGAGFYVDATQQPWAPHFRMRSYIEAELPALLAEHFPADMARQGITGHSMGGHGALTIALRNAGRFRSVSAFAPIVSPLNCPWGEKALGGYLGDDRGAWREYDAVALIEDGARLPDLLVDQGEADGFLEGQLKTPLLVEACRKAGQAATIRMQPGYDHSYYFISTFMAQHVAWHAERLKA
- a CDS encoding tetratricopeptide repeat protein — encoded protein: MASLGLSIEEQKAVDRFRKAVVEPSMSQLVILDFWAEWCGPCKALTPVLEKVAAEYADKGVVLAKVNVDEEGFIASQFQVRSIPTVYAIFQGQPIADLTNARGESQLKAMLDQLLKQLPIQPAGDPKPDLEPLLAMGEEALEAGDGERAANIFAQIAEIAPDSAAAHAGLIRALLLGGQVEEAEGVLAALDPALAADPAVERAKAALELAKDAPEDGELAALKAAADAAPDDHQAGFDYASAAFAAGDRDAAAATLLRLIAADRTWNEGAARAKLLQIFEAIGLEDAWVSAQRRKLSTILFG